One Lasioglossum baleicum chromosome 6, iyLasBale1, whole genome shotgun sequence genomic window carries:
- the Uvop gene encoding LOW QUALITY PROTEIN: ultraviolet-sensitive opsin (The sequence of the model RefSeq protein was modified relative to this genomic sequence to represent the inferred CDS: inserted 2 bases in 1 codon; deleted 2 bases in 1 codon), with translation MTLTHVLADQEQLGDDPRLIRRGKPDKSQGLGFRRLKGVXNGIKQPADRRYQGEGLADGVTNMSNDSIHWEARYGPAGPPRLLGWNVPPEEIIHIPDHWLVYPEPNPSLHYLLALLYILFTFLALLGNGLVIWIFCAAKSLRTPSNMFVVNLAVCDFFMMIKTPIFIYNSFNTGFATGHLGCQIFAVIGSLTGIGAAMTNAAISYDRYSTIARPLDGKLSRGQVLLFIVLIWTYTIPWALMPAMGVWGRFVPEGFLTSCSFDYLTDSNEIRIFVATIFTFSYAIPMMLIIYYYSQIVSHVVNHEKALREQAKKMNVDSLRSNAGTNSQSAEVRIAKAAITICFLFICSWTPYGVMAMIGAFGNKALLTPGVTMIPACTCKAVACLDPYVYAISHPRYRLELQKRLPWLELQEKPISDAQSTTTETVAQPPASS, from the exons ATGACTTTGACGCACGTTCTTGCTGACCAAGAGCAACTAGGGGATGATCCGCGGCTGATCCGCCGTGGGAAGCCAGATAAATCACAGGGATTAGGGTTTCGTCGTTTGAAGGGGGT GAACGGTATAAAACAGCCGGCTGATCGGCGGTATCAAGGAGAGGGGCTGGCGGACGGT GTGACCAACATGTCCAACGACAGTATCCACTGGGAGGCGAGATACGGACCAGCAGGACCACCCCGGCTGCTCGGATGGAACGTTCCACCGGAGGAAATCATTCACATACCGGATCATTGGCTGGTCTACCCGGAGCCGAACCCCTCCCTTCACTATTTATTGGCCCTTCTGTACATTCTTTTCACATTTCTCGCATTGCTTGGGAATGGCTTGGTGATATGGATCTTTTGCGC CGCCAAATCACTGAGAACACCCTCGAACATGTTCGTCGTGAACCTCGCGGTATGCGATTTCTTCATGATGATCAAGACGCcgatatttatatacaattccTTTAACACCGGGTTCGCTACGGGCCACTTAGGATGTCAGATCTTCGCAGTCATCGGTTCTCTCACTGGAATTGGCGCAGCCATGACGAACGCGGCAATATCTTACGACAGATACAG CACCATCGCAAGACCTCTCGACGGCAAGTTGTCGCGCGGCCAGGTGCTGCTCTTCATCGTCCTGATATGGACGTACACTATACCGTGGGCCCTGATGCCCGCGATGGGCGTTTGGGGCCGTTTCGTGCCCGAGGGTTTCCTCACCAGCTGCTCCTTCGATTACCTGACCGACTCGAACGAGATACGGATCTTCGTTGCAACTATATTCACCTTCTCCTACGCGATTCCGATGATGCTTATCATATACTATTACAGCCAGATCGTCAGCCATGTCGTGAACCACGAGAAAGCCCTTCGAGAACAGGCGAAGAAGATGAACGTGGACAGTCTGAGGAGTAACGCGGGCACTAACAGTCAGAGTGCCGAGGTCCGCATAGCCAAG GCTGCCATCACCATCTGCTTCCTGTTCATCTGCTCGTGGACACCGTACGGCGTAATGGCGATGATCGGAGCGTTTGGCAACAAAGCTCTGCTAACACCCGGTGTTACAATGATACCAGCATGTACGTGCAAAGCTGTTGCTTGCTTGGACCCATACGTCTACGCTATCAGTCATCCGAGATACAG GTTAGAACTGCAAAAACGACTACCGTGGCTGGAACTACAAGAGAAGCCGATATCAGACGCGCAGAGCACCACCACCGAAACCGTGGCACAGCCTCCGGCCTCAAGTTAA